The following are encoded in a window of Cucurbita pepo subsp. pepo cultivar mu-cu-16 chromosome LG12, ASM280686v2, whole genome shotgun sequence genomic DNA:
- the LOC111806805 gene encoding protein-S-isoprenylcysteine O-methyltransferase B-like codes for MTEVFSYTACRQLSQMIFAIIFFHSSEYMLAVGIHGKSNVTLKSLLISKNYLLAMMLCFLEYFVGIVLCPGLKEYWWVSQTGLAMVVVGETVRKLAIVTAGRSFTHLIKIYHEDHHKLITYGVYRFIRHPGYSGFLVWAVGTQIMLCNPISTIGFAVVVWQFFAERIPYEEYFLRQFFGREYEQYTNRVPSGVPFVK; via the coding sequence ATGACAGAAGTATTCAGTTACACAGCATGCAGACAGTTGTCTCAGATGATATTTGCAATCATCTTCTTTCACAGTTCTGAATATATGTTAGCAGTTGGAATTCATGGGAAATCCAACGTAACTCTAAAGTCCCTTCTGATAAGCAAAAACTATCTGTTGGCGATGATGTTATGTTTCTTAGAGTACTTTGTTGGAATTGTGTTGTGTCCCGGTCTTAAGGAATACTGGTGGGTTAGTCAGACAGGCCTTGCAATGGTTGTAGTTGGAGAAACAGTACGTAAACTGGCAATCGTAACTGCAGGTCGGTCTTTTACACATCTGATTAAGATCTATCATGAGGACCACCACAAGCTGATTACTTATGGAGTCTATAGATTTATTCGTCATCCTGGATACAGCGGTTTCCTTGTGTGGGCAGTTGGCACTCAAATCATGCTCTGTAATCCCATTTCAACAATTGGATTTGCTGTTGTGGTTTGGCAATTCTTTGCTGAACGAATTCCATATGAAGAGTACTTCCTGAGACAGTTTTTTGGCCGCGAGTATGAGCAGTACACGAATCGGGTACCTTCTGGAGTGCCATTCGTGAAATGA
- the LOC111806802 gene encoding uncharacterized protein LOC111806802, whose protein sequence is MEASTGVGAASEQLIGAEDDRKVKKRPNEPWNGKLAKSIVYGGLDAIVTCFSLIASISATRHSAVDVLVLGFANLIADGISMGFGDYVATTTERAVTVKERAATEWDIDNRPEHQQLLLLQHYQSLGMDFHDASTVVNIMAKYKHIMVEEKKGAAAPPKDSKDRPWKNGLATFGSFLAFGCIPLLSFILLIPFTDNETLKFGGACILALLALVLLGVARAKIAAGNYGFSVALTVLNGAVAAAAAYSLGWALRNAAGVEEETET, encoded by the exons ATGGAAGCATCAACCGGCGTGGGTGCGGCCAGCGAGCAGCTAATCGGGGCGGAAGACGACAGGAAGGTGAAGAAAAGGCCAAATGAACCGTGGAACGGAAAGCTGGCCAAAAGCATCGTGTACGGAGGGCTGGACGCCATTGTTACATGTTTCTCTCTCATTGCTTCTATTTCCGCTACCCGCCACTCTGCCG tGGACGTGCTGGTGCTGGGATTTGCCAACCTAATAGCGGATGGGATATCCATGGGGTTCGGAGATTACGTGGCCACCACCACAGAGAGAGCTGTCACCGTGAAGGAGAGGGCGGCGACGGAGTGGGACATCGACAACCGCCCTGAACATCAGCAGCTCCTCCTCCTTCAACACTACCAGTCTCTCGGAATGGACTTTCACGATGCCTCTACC GTGGTGAACATAATGGCGAAGTACAAGCACATAATGGTAGAGGAGAAGAAAGGCGCGGCAGCTCCGCCAAAGGACAGCAAAGACCGACCATGGAAGAACGGTCTGGCGACGTTCGGATCCTTTCTCGCGTTCGGCTGCATCCCACTTCTCTCCTTCATCCTCCTCATTCCTTTCACCGATAACGAGACCCTTAAGTTCGGTGGGGCTTGCATTCTGGCCCTTCTTGCACTTGTGCTTCTAGGTGTCGCCCGAGCAAAGATCGCCGCCGGAAACTATGGCTTCTCCGTCGCCTTAACGGTGCTTAATGGTGCAGTTGCGGCGGCAGCCGCCTACTCTCTCGGCTGGGCTCTAAGGAATGCAGCTGGAGTCGAAGAGGAGACAgagacttaa
- the LOC111806806 gene encoding uncharacterized protein LOC111806806 encodes MEGMAEGAAAPSLPDLVLSLEQASFMAKQLSSTSNPAHLLQIYNSLHQANLNLSVFLSTPHYPQSLPIPPPSINDNLLSSATSAAFNDSGNEPMQVGDDEDADADADAEQNSKGTIEMVEEKMKDCFIKNKRVKRKLSPSAAAMAEERRVHRDNRFSATAKGFDPHVERLRALDLISQFHA; translated from the coding sequence ATGGAAGGCATGGCAGAAGGAGCAGCAGCACCTTCATTGCCCGACCTTGTACTCTCGCTAGAGCAAGCATCGTTCATGGCCAAGCAGCTTTCTTCTACCTCTAACCCAGCCCATCTCCTCCAAATCTACAATTCTCTCCACCAGGCCAACCTCAACCTCTCCGTTTTTCTCTCTACACCTCACTACCCCCAATCTCTTCCTATTCCTCCCCCTTCCATCAACGATAATCTCCTCTCCTCTGCAACCAGTGCCGCCTTCAACGACAGCGGCAACGAGCCGATGCAGGTCGGCGATGACGAAGATGCCGATGCCGATGCCGATGCCGAGCAGAATTCCAAGGGCACGATTGAAATGGTTGAGGAGAAGATGAAGGATTGTTTTATTAAGAACAAGCGGGTTAAACGAAAGCTATCGCCGTCGGCCGCGGCTATGGCGGAGGAAAGACGAGTTCATCGTGATAATCGGTTTAGTGCGACGGCGAAGGGTTTCGATCCTCATGTTGAGAGATTGCGGGCCTTGGACCTGATTTCCCAGTTTCATGCGTGA
- the LOC111806804 gene encoding RING-H2 finger protein ATL7-like, translating into MTGSGMNFITTVVGFGMSATFIVFICTRIICGRLRSSQSNSLNYEIESRVDLEQQPGSRASGLEQVLIAAIPTMKFNREAFNSVEDAQCSICLGEYEEKEVLRMMPKCGHRFHRSCIDVWLRKQSTCPICRLPLQASSRTKPARPMTVSRDQSFDGSEISTDHHSQHWLLPGPNRSEGNTSNQTQLESVPVNSSVQREIETIR; encoded by the exons ATGACGGGTTCTGGTATGAACTTTATTACCACTGTTGTCGGGTTTGGAATGAGTGCCACATTCATAGTGTTCATCTGTACAAGAATCATCTGTGGTCGACTTCGTTCATCTCAATCCAATAGCCTCAATTACGAGATTGAATCCAGGGTGGATCTTGAGCAGCAG CCAGGGTCTCGGGCAAGTGGTCTCGAACAGGTTCTCATTGCCGCTATTCCAACTATGAAGTTCAATCGAGAGGCTTTCAATTCTGTAGAAGATGCTCA GTGTTCAATCTGTTTGGGTGAGTATGAAGAGAAGGAAGTACTGAGAATGATGCCCAAATGCGGTCACAGATTTCATCGCTCCTGCATTGATGTTTGGCTGAGAAAGCAATCTACATGCCCAATTTGCAGGCTGCCATTGCAAGCCTCTTCTAGAACAAAACCTGCAAGACCAATGACAGTGAGCAGAGATCAGTCTTTTGATGGTTCTGAGATTTCAACCGATCATCATTCTCAACACTGGCTTCTACCTGGCCCCAACCGTTCGGAGGGCAACACAAGCAACCAGACACAGCTTGAATCCGTTCCAGTAAACTCCTCAGTTCAAAGAGAGATAGAAACAATACGATGA
- the LOC111806801 gene encoding protein CELLULOSE SYNTHASE INTERACTIVE 1-like, which translates to MVEEGGVDGGSGEAEAEAESAEEWLLQAQKLVPVALEKATEVKVFPGRWKMIVSKLEQLPSRLSDLFSHPCFSKNVLCKEQLQAVLNSLKEAIELAELCVREKFEGKLWIQSDLDSLSGKLDLNLHDCAVLIKTGMLGEATLPLLLSGCSLQQESTDYSNIRELLARLLIGHMEAKHRALDSLVEILKEDDDNVLSVFGRNNVAALVQLLTATSPRIREKTITIICMLVESGSCENWLVSEGVLPPLIRLVESGSAVAKEKAVISLQRLSMPADTARAIVGHGGVRPLIELCKTGDSVSQAAAACALKNISAVPEVRQTLAEEGITRVMISLVDRGILFGSKEYAAECLQNLTASNEALRRSVIAEGGLRCILAHLDGPLPQEYAVGALRNLVSSVSMEVLLSLGFLPRIVHVLKLGSLGAQQAAAAAICRVCSSPDMKKLIGEAKCIPLLIKLLEAKTNSVREVAAQAISSLVTLSQNCRELKRDEKSVPNLVQLLDPSPQNTAKKYAVACLGLLSSSRKCKKLMISYGAIGYLKKLAEMDIPGAKKLVEKLERGKLRSLFSRK; encoded by the coding sequence ATGGTGGAAGAGGGAGGTGTTGATGGGGGTTCGGGTGAGGCAGAGGCAGAGGCAGAGTCGGCCGAAGAATGGCTGCTGCAAGCTCAGAAGCTTGTGCCTGTGGCTCTGGAGAAGGCTACGGAGGTTAAGGTGTTTCCAGGGAGGTGGAAGATGATTGTTTCAAAGCTCGAGCAGCTTCCATCGCGGTTATCTGATTTGTTTAGCCATCCTTGCTTTTCAAAGAATGTCCTCTGCAAGGAGCAATTGCAGGCTGTTTTGAACAGCTTGAAGGAAGCCATTGAATTGGCGGAGCTTTGTGTTAGagaaaaatttgaaggcaAGCTTTGGATTCAGAGCGATCTCGACTCGCTGTCTGGGAAATTGGATTTGAATTTACATGATTGTGCCGTTTTGATTAAGACGGGTATGCTCGGTGAGGCTACTCTGCCTCTACTCTTGTCAGGTTGTTCATTGCAACAGGAGTCTACTGACTACAGCAACATAAGAGAACTGCTTGCAAGGCTGCTGATTGGCCATATGGAGGCGAAACATCGAGCTCTAGATAGCCTCGTTGAGATCCTGAAAGAGGATGATGACAATGTTTTGTCTGTCTTTGGTCGTAATAATGTTGCAGCTTTAGTCCAATTGCTTACTGCAACCTCTCCGCGTATTCGAGAGAAAACAATCACCATAATTTGCATGCTAGTCGAATCAGGAAGTTGTGAAAATTGGCTTGTTTCGGAAGGCGTTTTGCCACCTCTAATCAGACTTGTTGAGTCTGGCAGTGCTGTGGCTAAAGAAAAAGCAGTCATTTCACTGCAAAGGTTGTCAATGCCAGCTGATACCGCCCGGGCAATAGTTGGGCATGGTGGGGTTCGACCTCTTATCGAACTATGCAAGACTGGTGATTCTGTATCGCAGGCTGCTGCTGCTTGCGCGTTGAAGAACATATCAGCCGTACCTGAGGTTCGACAAACTTTGGCTGAAGAAGGGATCACAAGGGTGATGATAAGTCTTGTGGATCGTGGAATTCTGTTTGGGTCCAAAGAGTATGCAGCTGAATGCCTACAGAATCTCACCGCTAGCAACGAAGCTCTAAGGAGATCGGTCATCGCTGAAGGAGGTCTTCGCTGCATATTGGCACATCTGGATGGCCCTCTCCCTCAAGAATATGCAGTTGGGGCATTGAGGAATTTAGTCAGCTCAGTTTCAATGGAAGTTCTGTTGTCTCTTGGCTTCCTCCCCCGTATAGTGCATGTGCTCAAATTGGGTTCACTCGGCGCACAGCaggcagcagcagcagcaatcTGCAGGGTATGTAGCTCACCAGACATGAAGAAGCTTATAGGCGAAGCCAAATGCATCCCGCTTCTCATCAAACTCCTCGAGGCCAAAACAAACAGTGTTCGAGAAGTCGCAGCACAAGCAATCTCAAGCCTTGTGACCCTTTCACAGAACTGCAGAGAACTGAAGAGGGACGAAAAAAGTGTCCCAAATCTCGTCCAACTGCTTGATCCAAGCCCCCAAAACACAGCAAAGAAATATGCAGTCGCGTGCCTTGGGTTGCTCTCTTCAAGCAGGAAATGCAAGAAGCTGATGATATCGTATGGGGCGATCGGGTATCTGAAGAAGCTAGCAGAGATGGACATACCGGGGGCGAAGAAACTGGTAGAGAAACTGGAAAGGGGGAAGTTGAGAAGTCTGTTCAGTAGGAAATAG
- the LOC111806613 gene encoding COP9 signalosome complex subunit 1-like: protein MHFWRSKSDGHSDKPEDNYGNFDSDEEEKGYSPTPFLKGGKHFDIQAYASNYHRSTKILRLIFIADRFGNANERRRRMQLEALRIAYDIAKKGKDVNVFIKIVRKIDGRLGPNYDMDENWCNSVIEGRRVMSEMLQRCAKNCEKSYTERTICAEDARNVFNSIAVFYEDHGALTRAYAFYKKSVHFCRSDKNYSELLRRLIVVVIELGQFEASAEIAEKGMQYPNLHPITMETLRCALGLARFKAHCYKDAAHQLLGVSKELGNRFSKVMAAHDIATFGALCALATFDPIEFKNFI, encoded by the exons ATGCATTTCTGGAGAAGCAAATCCGATGGCCACAGCGACAAACCGGAAGATAATTATGGTAACTTCGATagcgatgaagaagaaaaaggctACTCTCCGACGCCGTTCTTGAAGGGGGGCAAGCATTTCGACATCCAAGCATACGCAAGCAACTACCACCGCAGTACCAAAATCCTCCGCCTCATATTCATCGCCGATCGCTTCGGCAACGCCAATGAAAGGCGGCGGAGAATGCAACTGGAGGCACTCCGAATTGCGTACGATATAGCCAAAAAGGGCAAGGACGTGAATGTGTTCATCAAAATCGTGCGAAAAATTGACGGGAGATTGGGCCCTAATTACgacatggatgaaaattggTGCAACTCGGTGATTGAGGGGAGGCGTGTGATGAGCGAAATGCTACAGAGATGCGCGAAGAATTGTGAG AAATCTTACACGGAAAGAACCATATGTGCGGAGGACGCAAGAAACGTGTTCAATTCGATAGCAGTTTTCTACGAGGACCACGGCGCTCTTACGAGGGCTTATGCGTTTTACAAGAAGAGCGTACATTTCTGCAGGAGCGATAAGAATTACTCAGAATTGCTAAGGCGTTTGATTGTGGTGGTGATTGAGTTGGGGCAGTTTGAAGCTTCTGCGGAGATTGCTGAAAAAGGAATGCAATATCCAAATCTTCATCCTATTACAATGGAGACTCTGCGCTGTGCTCTGGGATTGGCTCGCTTCAAGGCACATTGCTATAAAGACGCTGCTCATCAG CTCTTGGGAGTAAGTAAAGAATTGGGAAACCGATTTTCAAAAGTCATGGCTGCTCATGATATTGCTACCTTTGGCGCCCTATGTGCACTCGCAACTTTTGATCCAATAGAGTTCAAG aattttatttag
- the LOC111806800 gene encoding homeobox-leucine zipper protein ANTHOCYANINLESS 2-like, which yields MSFGGFLDGGGGGGAGARFVADLPYTINSTTNNNPTGGIGGGGNISSGAIAPPRLITQSLTKSMFNSPGLSLALTNMDGGQGDLAARLPEGFEHNVGRRGREEEHESRSGSDNMDGGSGDDQDAADNPPRKKRYHRHTPQQIQELEAVFKECPHPDEKQRLELSRRLCLETRQVKFWFQNRRTQMKTQLERHENTLLRQENDKLRAENMSIRDAMRNPICSNCGGPAIIGEISLEEQQLRIDNARLKDELDRVCALAGKFLGRPILSLANSIAPPLPSSSLELGVGSNGFGSLTMATSMPIGPDFGGGLSGNLAVVQPPVRPTPGTGLDRSVERSMLLELALAAMDELVKMAQTDEPLWIGSLEGGREILNQEEYMRTFTPCIGMKSNGFVTEASRETGMVIINSLALVETLMDSNRWAEMFPCLIARTTTIDVISSGMGGSRNGALQLMHAELQVLSPLVPVREVSFLRFCKQHAEGVWAVVDVSVDAMRETPTGGGSPFINCRRLPSGCVVQDMPNGYSKVTWVEHAEYDDSQVHQLYRPLLSSGMGFGAQRWVATLQRQCECLAILMSSAAPIRDHTAITAGGRRSMLKLAQRMTANFCAGVCASTVHKWNKLNAGSVDEDVRVMTRKSVDDPGEPPGIVLSAATSVWLPVSPQRLFDFLRDERLRSEWDILSNGGPMQEMAHIAKGQDHGNCVSLLRASAMNANQTSMLILQETCIDAAGSLVVYAPVDIPAMHVVMNGGDSAYVALLPSGFAIVADGAVTGGRSPSGGEGGRQGERGTGGGSLLTVAFQILVNSLPTAKLTVESVETVNNLISCTVQKIKAALQCET from the exons ATGAGTTTTGGGGGTTTCCTCgacggtggcggcggcggaggtgCTGGTGCTCGATTCGTAGCGGATTTACCTTACACAATTAACTCCACCACCAACAATAACCCCACCGGAGGCATCGGCGGTGGCGGAAATATATCCTCCGGCGCAATCGCTCCCCCGCGCCTCATCACTCAATCCCTCACCAAATCGATGTTCAACTCCCCTGGACTGTCTCTTGCTCTT ACGAACATGGATGGCGGGCAGGGAGATTTAGCTGCCCGATTGCCCGAGGGTTTCGAGCATAATGTTGGAAGAAGAGGCAGAGAGGAAGAGCACGAGAGTAGATCTGGGAGTGACAACATGGACGGCGGCTCCGGCGATGACCAGGACGCTGCCGACAATCCTCCGAGGAAGAAGCGTTACCACCGACACACTCCCCAGCAAATCCAAGAGCTCGAAGC TGTTTTTAAAGAGTGCCCTCATCCTGATGAGAAACAACGCCTCGAGTTGAGTAGGAGGCTGTGTTTAGAAACTAGACAAGTTAAATTTTGGTTCCAAAACCGGAGGACCCAAATGAAG ACCCAGTTGGAACGCCATGAGAATACTTTGCTTAGACAGGAGAATGATAAGCTTAGAGCTGAGAATATGTCGATTCGAGATGCTATGAGGAATCCAATCTGTTCGAATTGCGGCGGTCCGGCGATTATCGGAGAAATCTCGCTGGAAGAGCAGCAGTTAAGGATTGATAATGCTCGGTTGAAGGATGAGTTGGACCGGGTTTGTGCACTTGCTGGGAAGTTTCTCGGCAGACCAATTTTGTCACTGGCCAACTCCATTGCACCTCCATTGCCGAGCTCAAGTCTGGAACTGGGAGTTGGGAGTAATGGATTTGGTAGCTTGACCATGGCGACTTCAATGCCTATTGGACCGGATTTTGGAGGTGGGTTGTCGGGTAATCTGGCTGTCGTTCAGCCACCTGTGAGGCCAACACCGGGGACAGGACTTGATCGTTCAGTTGAACGATCTATGCTACTAGAGCTTGCTTTGGCTGCCATGGATGAATTGGTCAAAATGGCGCAGACTGATGAGCCACTTTGGATTGGGAGCTTGGAAGGTGGAAGAGAAATACTGAACCAGGAAGAATACATGAGGACATTCACTCCTTGCATTGGCATGAAATCGAATGGTTTCGTCACCGAGGCGTCGAGAGAAACTGGCATGGTGATCATCAACAGCTTGGCTCTTGTTGAAACATTGATGGACTCg AATCGATGGGCTGAGATGTTTCCATGTCTGATTGCTCGAACGACGACCATCGATGTGATCTCCAGTGGCATGGGGGGAAGCAGGAATGGTGCACTTCAACTG ATGCACGCAGAGCTTCAAGTGCTCTCACCTTTGGTGCCAGTCCGGGAAGTCAGTTTTCTTCGGTTCTGCAAGCAGCATGCCGAAGGGGTATGGGCAGTCGTGGACGTATCGGTCGATGCCATGAGAGAGACGCCAACTGGTGGTGGTTCGCCATTCATCAACTGCAGAAGGCTTCCTTCTGGGTGTGTTGTACAAGACATGCCCAATGGGTATTCCAAG GTTACGTGGGTGGAACATGCAGAGTACGATGATAGCCAAGTCCACCAGCTCTACCGTCCCCTACTCAGCTCCGGCATGGGCTTCGGAGCACAACGGTGGGTTGCCACCCTTCAACGGCAATGTGAATGCCTCGCCATTCTCATGTCATCGGCTGCGCCAATACGAGACCACACCG CCATAACTGCAGGGGGGAGGCGGAGCATGCTGAAGCTAGCGCAACGAATGACAGCCAACTTCTGCGCAGGCGTGTGTGCATCCACAGTGCACAAATGGAACAAGCTGAATGCCGGGAGCGTCGATGAGGACGTCCGAGTCATGACACGAAAGAGCGTGGACGATCCTGGGGAACCTCCAGGCATTGTGTTGAGTGCAGCTACGTCGGTATGGCTCCCGGTATCGCCCCAACGACTTTTTGATTTCCTCCGTGACGAGCGGCTGAGGAGTGAATGGGACATCCTATCCAACGGCGGCCCCATGCAGGAGATGGCTCATATCGCCAAAGGCCAAGATCATGGCAACTGCGTCTCTCTATTAAGAGCCAGC GCTATGAATGCGAACCAGACCAGTATGTTGATTCTACAAGAGACATGCATAGACGCGGCCGGCTCCCTTGTGGTCTACGCGCCGGTCGACATCCCGGCAATGCACGTGGTGATGAATGGCGGCGATTCGGCGTACGTGGCGCTTTTGCCTTCAGGGTTTGCGATTGTGGCTGACGGCGCGGTGACAGGTGGGAGGAGTCCGAGTGGCGGGGAGGGAGGGCGGCAGGGTGAGAGAGGGACAGGCGGGGGGTCCCTTCTCACCGTGGCATTTCAAATCCTGGTGAATAGCCTCCCTACAGCGAAGCTCACCGTGGAATCGGTTGAAACAGTCAACAATCTCATCTCTTGCACCGTCCAGAAGATCAAGGCCGCTCTTCAATGCGAAACCTGA
- the LOC111806810 gene encoding shaggy-related protein kinase theta-like isoform X1, with translation MNMMRRLKSITSGRTSISSDPGGDFGIKRAKVDQETEQKVDGVSDDVERVASGLDPDLVCTSLDNAASTSNISSTAGAEKSGFDHLPREMREMRIRDEKSNHDEKDFEPDVVNGNGTEAGQIIATTVGGRNGIPKQTISYMAERVVGTGSFGVVFQAKCLETNEAVAIKKVLQDKRYKNRELQTMRMLNHPNIVQLKHCFFSTTDKDELYLNLVLEYISETVYKVSKHYIRTHRSMPIIYVQLYTYQICRALNYLHQVVGVCHRDIKPQNLLVNPHTHQLKICDFGSAKMLMPGEPNISYICSRYYRAPELIFGATEYTNAIDMWSVGCVMAELLLGQPLFPGESGVDQLVEIIKILGTPTREEIKCMNPNYTEFKFPQIKAHPWHKIFHMRMPADAIDLVSRLLQYSPNLRCTALEACAHPFFDDLRDPNACLPNGQALPPLFNFTAQELAGASTELRHHLIPEHARS, from the exons ATGAATATGATGCGTCGTCTTAAGAGCATTACTTCTGGTCGGACTTCCATTTCTTCTGACCCG ggtgGAGATTTTGGCATAAAGCGAGCAAAAGTTGATCAAGAAACTGAACAGAAGGTTGATGGGGTTTCCGATGATGTCGAAAGAGTTGCCTCTGGTTTAGACCCGGATTTGGTTTGCACTTCTTTGGATAATGCTGCGAGCACTTCAAACATTTCATCAACGGCTGGAGCAGAGAAATCTGGTTTTGATCATCTTCCAAGGGAAATGCGTGAAATGAGAATTAGAGATGAGAAATCCAACCATGATGAAAAG GACTTTGAACCTGATGTCGTGAATGGCAATGGGACAGAAGCCGGCCAGATAATTGCAACTACAGTTGGTGGTCGAAATGGAATCCCCAAACAG ACGATCTCCTATATGGCAGAGCGCGTGGTCGGTACTGGTTCTTTTGGTGTTGTCTTTCAG GCCAAGTGTTTGGAAACAAATGAAGCCGTAGCAATAAAAAAGGTGCTGCAGGATAAGAGATATAAGAACAGGGAACTCCAGACTATGCGCATGCTCAACCATCCTAACATCGTGCAACTAAAACATTGTTTCTTTTCCACTACTGATAAAGATGAGCTATACCTCAACCTTGTCCTGGAGTATATATCCGAAACTGTCTACAAAGTTTCTAAGCATTATATCAGGACGCACCGGAGTATGCCTATTATTTATGTGCAGCTTTATACATATCAG ATTTGCCGGGCTCTAAATTACTTGCATCAGGTCGTAGGAGTATGTCACCGTGATATCAAGCCTCAGAATCTACTG GTTAATCCTCACACTCATCAACTAAAGATATGTGATTTTGGGAGCGCAAAGATGTTG atGCCAGGAGAACCTAACATATCTTATATTTGTTCACGGTATTATAGGGCCCCCGAACTCATATTCGGGGCAACAGAGTACACCAATGCCATAGATATGTGGTCGGTTGGTTGTGTAATGGCTGAGCTTCTTTTAGGACAG CCTCTTTTTCCTGGTGAAAGTGGTGTTGATCAATTGGTAGAGATCATCAAG ATATTGGGAACACCAACCAGAGAGGAAATCAAGTGCATGAACCCAAATTACACCGAATTCAAATTTCCTCAGATTAAAGCACACCCGTGGCATAAG ATATTTCACATGAGAATGCCTGCAGATGCCATAGATCTCGTGTCAAGGTTGCTCCAGTATTCGCCCAACCTACGTTGCACCGCG TTGGAGGCTTGTGCGCACCCCTTCTTTGACGATTTGAGAGATCCAAATGCATGTTTACCCAACGGCCAAGCACTACCGCCATTGTTCAATTTCACAGCTCAAG AACTTGCTGGTGCATCGACAGAATTGCGTCATCACCTCATACCCGAACATGCACGAAGTTAA
- the LOC111806810 gene encoding shaggy-related protein kinase theta-like isoform X2, giving the protein MREMRIRDEKSNHDEKDFEPDVVNGNGTEAGQIIATTVGGRNGIPKQTISYMAERVVGTGSFGVVFQAKCLETNEAVAIKKVLQDKRYKNRELQTMRMLNHPNIVQLKHCFFSTTDKDELYLNLVLEYISETVYKVSKHYIRTHRSMPIIYVQLYTYQICRALNYLHQVVGVCHRDIKPQNLLVNPHTHQLKICDFGSAKMLMPGEPNISYICSRYYRAPELIFGATEYTNAIDMWSVGCVMAELLLGQPLFPGESGVDQLVEIIKILGTPTREEIKCMNPNYTEFKFPQIKAHPWHKIFHMRMPADAIDLVSRLLQYSPNLRCTALEACAHPFFDDLRDPNACLPNGQALPPLFNFTAQELAGASTELRHHLIPEHARS; this is encoded by the exons ATGCGTGAAATGAGAATTAGAGATGAGAAATCCAACCATGATGAAAAG GACTTTGAACCTGATGTCGTGAATGGCAATGGGACAGAAGCCGGCCAGATAATTGCAACTACAGTTGGTGGTCGAAATGGAATCCCCAAACAG ACGATCTCCTATATGGCAGAGCGCGTGGTCGGTACTGGTTCTTTTGGTGTTGTCTTTCAG GCCAAGTGTTTGGAAACAAATGAAGCCGTAGCAATAAAAAAGGTGCTGCAGGATAAGAGATATAAGAACAGGGAACTCCAGACTATGCGCATGCTCAACCATCCTAACATCGTGCAACTAAAACATTGTTTCTTTTCCACTACTGATAAAGATGAGCTATACCTCAACCTTGTCCTGGAGTATATATCCGAAACTGTCTACAAAGTTTCTAAGCATTATATCAGGACGCACCGGAGTATGCCTATTATTTATGTGCAGCTTTATACATATCAG ATTTGCCGGGCTCTAAATTACTTGCATCAGGTCGTAGGAGTATGTCACCGTGATATCAAGCCTCAGAATCTACTG GTTAATCCTCACACTCATCAACTAAAGATATGTGATTTTGGGAGCGCAAAGATGTTG atGCCAGGAGAACCTAACATATCTTATATTTGTTCACGGTATTATAGGGCCCCCGAACTCATATTCGGGGCAACAGAGTACACCAATGCCATAGATATGTGGTCGGTTGGTTGTGTAATGGCTGAGCTTCTTTTAGGACAG CCTCTTTTTCCTGGTGAAAGTGGTGTTGATCAATTGGTAGAGATCATCAAG ATATTGGGAACACCAACCAGAGAGGAAATCAAGTGCATGAACCCAAATTACACCGAATTCAAATTTCCTCAGATTAAAGCACACCCGTGGCATAAG ATATTTCACATGAGAATGCCTGCAGATGCCATAGATCTCGTGTCAAGGTTGCTCCAGTATTCGCCCAACCTACGTTGCACCGCG TTGGAGGCTTGTGCGCACCCCTTCTTTGACGATTTGAGAGATCCAAATGCATGTTTACCCAACGGCCAAGCACTACCGCCATTGTTCAATTTCACAGCTCAAG AACTTGCTGGTGCATCGACAGAATTGCGTCATCACCTCATACCCGAACATGCACGAAGTTAA